The Fusarium poae strain DAOMC 252244 chromosome Unknown contig_8, whole genome shotgun sequence genomic sequence gaaggctAAATAGCGCCCCCGAGTCCCTAATCATTCGCTTTACCTCATAAAACTGAGTtcaacactgctatcctgagggaaacttcggcggaaaccagctactagaaggttcgattagtctttcgcccccatgcccatgtttgacgatcgatttgcacgtcagaaccgctgcgagcctccaccagagtttcctctggcttcaccctacacaggcatagttcaccttctttcgggtccggccccgtatgctcttactcaaatccatccgagaacatcaggatcggtcgatgatgcgccgaagctctcacctgcgttcactttcattacgcgtaggggttttacacccgaacactcgcatacgaagacgactccttggtccgtgtttcaagacgggtcgttgatgaccattacgccagcatccttgcAGAAGCGCGAACCTCAGTCCCCGCCAGGGTATTACACAACGGGCTATAACACTCCCCGAGGGGAAGCCACATTCCCGAAGCCTTTATCCCCCGGCGAAAACTGATGCTGGCCTGGACTGGAAAAGTGCACTGGGGAGAACCCCAGATGattaaccaagcccaagtctggtcataaacgcttccctttcaacaatttcacgtactttttaactctcttttcaaagtgcttttcatctttcgatcACTCTACTTGTGCGCTATCGGTCTCTGGCcggtatttagctttagaagacatatacctcccatttagagcagcattcccaaactactcgactcgtcgaaggagacttacagagatttggcatccaaccagacggggctctcaccctctatggcgtcccgttccagggaactcggaaggcaccgcatcaaagtcatcctctacaaattacaactcgggcccgagagccagatttcaaatttgagctgttgccgcttcactcgccgttactagggcaatccctgttggtttcttttcctccgcttattgatatgcttaagttcagcgggtattcctacctgatccgaggtcaacattcagaagttggggtttaacggcgtggccgcgacgattaccagtaacgatgtgtaaattactacgctatggaagctcgacgtgaccgccaatcaatttggggaatgcgaattaacgcaagtcccaacaccaagctgggcttgagggttgaaatgacgctcgAACAGGCATGCCCGCCAGAATACTGGCGGGCGCAATGTCGTTCAAAGATTCGATGATTCACTGAATTCTGCAATTCACATTACTTATCGCATTTTGCtgcgttcttcatcgatgccagaaccaagagatccgttgttgaaagttttgatttatttgtttttttactcCAGAAGTTCCACTAAAAACAGAGTTTAGGGTCCTGCGGCGGGCCGTCCCGAAGGACGGGCTGATCCGCCGAGGCAACATATGGTATGTTCACAGGGGTTTGggagttgtaaactcggtaatgatccctccgctggttcaccaacggagaccttgttacgacttttacttcctctaaatgaccgagtttggagagctttCCGGCCCTGAGCGGTAGTTGCCCACCACTCTGGGCCAGTCCGGACGCCTCACTGAGCCATTCAATCGGTAGTAGCGACGGGCGGTGTGTACAAAGGGCAGGGACGTAATCAAcgcaagctgatgacttgcgcttactagggattcctcgttgaagagcaataattgcaatgctctatccccagcacgacggagtttaacaagattacCCGGACCTTTCGGACAAGGAAGTACTCGCTGGCTCCGTCAGTGTAGCGCGCGTgcggcccagaacatctaagggcatcacagacctgttattgcctcaaacttccatcggcttgagccgatagtccctctaagaagccagcgtactgccaaagcaatacgggctatttagcaggttaaggtctcgttcgttatcgcaattaagcagacaaatcactccaccaactaagaacggccatgcaccaccacccacaaaatcaagaaagagctctcaatctgtcaatcCTCATTGTGTCTGGACCTGGTGAGTTTCCCCGTGTTGAGTCAGAATTAAGCCGCAGGCTCCACCCCTGGTGGTGCCCTTCcgtcaatttctttaagtttcagccttgcgaccatactccccctggagcccaagcactttgatttcTCGTAAGGTGCCGAACGGGTCAAAAAATAACACCGTCCGATCCCTAGTCGGCATAGTTTATGGTTAAGACTACGACGGTATCTGATCGTCTTCGATCCCCTAACTTTCGTTCCTGATTAAtgaaaacatccttggcaaatgctttcGCAGTAGTTAGTCTTCAATAAATCCAAGAATTTCACCTCTGACAATTGAATACTGATGCCCCCGACTGTCCCTATTAATCATTACGGCGGTcctagaaaccaacaaaatagaACCACACGTCCTATTCTATTATTCCATGCTAATGTATTCGAGCATAGGCCTGCCTGGAGCACTCTAATTTTTTCACAGTAAAAGTCCTGTTTCCCCGCCACGCCCAGTGAAGGGCATGGGGTTCCACAGAGGGAAAGGCCCGGCCGGACCAGTACACGCGGTGAGGCGGACCGGCCAGCCAggcccaaggttcaactacgagctttttaaccacaacaactttaatatacgctATTGGGCTGGAATTACCGCGGCTGCTGGCACCAGACTTGCCCTCCAATTGTTCCTCGTTAAGGGATTTAAATTGTACTCATTCCAAttacaagacccaaaagagccctgtatcagtatttattgtcactacctccccgtgtcgggattgggtaatttgcgcgcctgctgccttccttggatgtagtagccgtttctcaggctccttctccggggtcgagccctaaccctccgttacccgttgcaaccatgtttggccaatacccaaacatcgaaagttgatagggaagaaatttgaatgaaccatcgccggcgcaaggccatgcgattcgaggagttatcatgaatcaccagtgagccccgaagggcattggttttaatctaataaatacatcccttccgaagtcgggatttttagcatgtattagctctagaattaccacggttatccaagtagtaaggtactatcaaataaacgataacttatataatgagccattcgcagtttcgctgtataattgcttatacttagacatgcatggcttaatctttgagacaagcatatgactactggcagaatcaaccaggtaactatcgtgtgccggggttggccaccagcgctagaagcgccggagagatattgagttacTGGTGGCGAGACAGAGCTCGCGCCTTCACAGCGCATCTGGCAGGGCCACATACGCCGCTAGGGCAATCCGCTTTCCCCCTCTAGATTCCccagggcttccttccaccgcaccGAACCCGCTGTGGGAGGTGTGGCTTGGGGGCcccaggaggaggacctagcacgctgcttctaccatttcggtgtccgcagcgagtggttacctcccgatgctcagtttcaggcgtagccagcggccagccatccacagaacccaactgctagcaacgaggccgaagccaagctgctgtaacgcaggcatccccagtacgcggtcagtgaagccgtttcgtgggggtcgacgaaccactatgctgagacgctgcgggaccatgggtcgccaaaccagtgaatcagcacgcagtggaagtctgcaagatcagGTACTGGAGGGTTGCGCCGCAGCTGTGTCCGACCCTTTCAGGCCGGGCTGCTTTGCTCCCCTCTCATATACCCTCCGAGGGTGTTTTTGTGGGTCgcacgccagaccgggctcgagggccacttttttattttccgcaaaattcatttgtatgggaaatttaaaaaatcgactcacgagtgaatatctcctgaaccgtctcccagacagcctctgcgactggccagatgaactcgccggacgctgggcaccccgtggcggctcgagctgccgtcccagctggctcgtagccctcgaaacgaccgggccaaacctgcctaccctgtagccgccctgaacgctggcagctctcaaaacgaccaagtctaagctgcctaccctgtaccctccaacatagcattctggtcgaaggagactttcaaatcgaccaagtcaaactggcctaccctgtagcgcccaacttgagcccattccacgctcgacagacctgcctcgactgactggaagctgcctaccctgcagcgcaccctcagagcacctcgaatcgagctggccaactcaactcaacccgtctcgattctaccaagtccaacctgcctaccctgaaccacctccagcacGACAAACCAGGCAGCCGGAGCTGCCTTGCGTGTCTATCCCCCTACAAGCTCTCCTCGGAGAGTCGAAGTTGGGGAAATCGAGGCGAAGGACGGcttaccctcagcagatcgtaacaacaaggctactctactgcttacaggaccgtttcgcacagctaagtcgtctgcaaaggatttgaccccgcttgtgttgaaattACAATACGCGAATTACCACGACGCGCTTCGAGCGCCGTGGAGGAATCGCCTGCTAAGACGCTAAGCCGAAGcctattcttgtccatctatacatgcgggtggtatcgccgcgttctggcatggattctgacttagaggcgttcagccattatccagcagatggtagCTTCGCGGCACTGCCCGGTCGGACAGCCGCAAAAACCAATTATCTGaatgagcggttcctctcgtactaagctcaattaccattgcggtgaggtcatcagtagggtaaaactaacctgtctcacgacggtctaaacccagctcacgttccctattagtgggtgaacaatccaacgcttaccgaattctgcttcggtatgataggaagagccgacatcgaaggatcaaaagcgacgtcgctatgaacgcttggccgccacaagccagttatccctgtggtaacttttctggcacctctagcctcaaatgtcgagggactaaaggatcgataggccacactttcatggtttgtattcacactgaaaatcaaaatcaaggggacttttacccttttgttctactggagatttctgttctccatgagcccccttaggacacctgcgttatggtttaacagatgtgccgccccagccaaactccccacctgacaatgtcttcaacccgggtcggcccgcgaaggaccttaaaaccagaagttggacgtaaatccagccccgcttcattgaataagtaaaaaaaacaataggagtagtggtatttcaccggcgccgaagctcccacctattctacacctcctatgtcttttcacaatgtcaaactagagtcaagctcaacagggtcttctttccccgctgattctgccaagcccgttcccttggctgtggtttcgctagatagtagatagggacagtgggaatctcgttaatccattcatgcgcgtcactaattagatgacgaggcatttggctaccttaagagagtcatagttactcccgccgtttacccgcgcttggttgaattacttcactttgacattcagagcactgggcagaaatcacattgcgtcaacaccactttctggccatcgcaatgctatgttttaattagacagtcagattccccttgtccgtaccagttctaagttggttgttaaacgtgcgccggacggccgaagcctaccaagggcatcagcacccggatgctggctgcctccggtcggttgcccgactagtggcggcctgctcccagggcgtccgcccaaggcccaacgcacccaacccttagagccaatccttatcccgaagttacggatctattttgccgacttcccttatctacattgttctatcaaccagaggctgttcaccttggagacctgctgcggttatgagtacgacctggcgtgagaattatttcttccgtggattttcaagggacgtcgagagcgcaccaaacccggcagaggtgccgggctcttccagccattaaaccctagctccggacaaaccgatttcagggtgagagactgttaagaagaaaagagaactctgcttggggccccgccgtcgtctccacgttcagttgcgttgccgcgcaaaacccacatccaggtgccggaatattgaccggctcccctttcgccagacggtgcaaagtgcacctttgaaacggaacttccctatggcttaggatcgactaacccatgtccaaccgctgttcacatggaacctttccccacttcggtccttcaagttctcattgaagtatttgctactaccaccaagatctgcactaGAGGCCGTTCAGCCCGGGCTCACGCCCTAGGCTTCGTCACTGACCTCCACGTCCGCCTACTCCTCAGGGCATCGTTTCTACCCTGAGGGCGAGGTATGGGTGAGACAGCTTGAGcgccatccattttcagggctagtacattcggcaggtgagttgttacacagtccttagcggattccgacttccatggccaccgtcctgctgtcaagatgtactaACACCTTTTGTGGTGTCTGATGAGCGTCTACTCTGGCACCTTAACCTCGCGTTCGGTTCATCCCGCATCGCCAGTTctgcttaccaaaaatggcccactagtgttgatacattcgaatgctcacgttcaattaagcaacaagagcttcttacatatttaaagtttgagaatggatgaaggctAAATAGCGCCCCCGAGTCCCTAATCATTCGCTTTACCTCATAAAACTGAGTtcaacactgctatcctgagggaaacttcggcggaaaccagctactagaaggttcgattagtctttcgcccccatgcccatgtttgacgatcgatttgcacgtcagaaccgctgcgagcctccaccagagtttcctctggcttcaccctacacaggcatagttcaccttctttcgggtccggccccgtatgctcttactcaaatccatccgagaacatcaggatcggtcgatgatgcgccgaagctctcacctgcgttcactttcattacgcgtaggggttttacacccgaacactcgcatacgaagacgactccttggtccgtgtttcaagacgggtcgttgatgaccattacgccagcatccttgcAGAAGCGCGAACCTCAGTCCCCGCCAGGGTATTACACAACGGGCTATAACACTCCCCGAGGGGAAGCCACATTCCCGAAGCCTTTATCCCCCGGCGAAAACTGATGCTGGCCTGGACTGGAAAAGTGCACTGGGGAGAACCCCAGATGattaaccaagcccaagtctggtcataaacgcttccctttcaacaatttcacgtactttttaactctcttttcaaagtgcttttcatctttcgatcACTCTACTTGTGCGCTATCGGTCTCTGGCcggtatttagctttagaagacatatacctcccatttagagcagcattcccaaactactcgactcgtcgaaggagacttacagagatttggcatccaaccagacggggctctcaccctctatggcgtcccgttccagggaactcggaaggcaccgcatcaaagtcatcctctacaaattacaactcgggcccgagagccagatttcaaatttgagctgttgccgcttcactcgccgttactagggcaatccctgttggtttcttttcctccgcttattgatatgcttaagttcagcgggtattcctacctgatccgaggtcaacattcagaagttggggtttaacggcgtggccgcgacgattaccagtaacgatgtgtaaattactacgctatggaagctcgacgtgaccgccaatcaatttggggaatgcgaattaacgcaagtcccaacaccaagctgggcttgagggttgaaatgacgctcgAACAGGCATGCCCGCCAGAATACTGGCGGGCGCAATGTGCGTTCAAAGATTCGATGATTCACTGAATTCTGCAATTCACATTACTTATCGCATTTTGCtgcgttcttcatcgatgccagaaccaagagatccgttgttgaaagttttgatttatttgtttttactCAGAAGTTCCACTAAAAACAGAGTTTAGGGTCCTGCGGCGGGCCGTCCCGAAGGACAGGCTGATCCGCCGAGGCAACATATGGTATGTTCACAGGGGTTTGggagttgtaaactcggtaatgatccctccgctggttcaccaacggagaccttgttacgacttttacttcctctaaatgaccgagtttggagagctttCCGGCCCTGAGCGGTAGTTGCCCACCACTCTGGGCCAGTCCGGACGCCTCACTGAGCCATTCAATCGGTAGTAGCGACGGGCGGTGTGTACAAAGGGCAGGGACGTAATCAAcgcaagctgatgacttgcgcttactagggattcctcgttgaagagcaataattgcaatgctctatccccagcacgacggagtttaacaagattacCCGGACCTTTCGGACAAGGAAGTACTCGCTGGCTCCGTCAGTGTAGCGCGCGTgcggcccagaacatctaagggcatcacagacctgttattgcctcaaacttccatcggcttgagccgatagtccctctaagaagccagcgtactgccaaagcaatacgggctatttagcaggttaaggtctcgttcgttatcgcaattaagcagacaaatcactccaccaactaagaacggccatgcaccaccacccacaaaatcaagaaagagctctcaatctgtcaatcCTCATTGTGTCTGGACCTGGTGAGTTTCCCCGTGTTGAGTCAAATTAAGCCGCAGGCTCCACCCCTAGTGGTGCCCTTCcgtcaatttctttaagtttcagccttgcgaccatactcccccctggagcccaagcactttgatttcTCGTAAGGTGCCGAACGGGTCAAAAATAACACCGTCCGATCCCTAGTCGGCATAGTTTATGGTTAAGACTACGACGGTATCTGATCGTCTTCGATCCCCTAACTTTCGTTCTGATTAAtgaaaacatccttggcaaatgctttcGCAGTAGTTAGTCTTCAATAAATCCAAGAATTTCACCTCTGACAATTGAATACTGATGCCCCGACTGTCCCTATTAATCATTACGGCGGTcctagaaaccaacaaaatagaACCACACGTCCTATTCTATTATTCCATGCTAATGTATTCGAGCATAGGCCTGCCTGGAGCACTCTAATTTTTCACAGTAAAAGTCCTGTTTCCCCGCCACGCCCAGTGAAGGGCATGGGGTTCCACAGAGGAAAGGCCCGGCCGGACCAGTACACGCGGTGAGGCGGACCGGCCAGCCAggcccaaggttcaactacgagctttttaaccacaacaactttaatatacgctattggagctggaattaccgcggctgctggcaccagacttgccctccaattgttcctcgttaagggatttaaattgtactcattccaattacaagacccaaaagagccctgtatcagtatttattgtcactacctccccgtgtcgggattgggtaatttgcgcgcctgctgccttccttggatgtagtagccgtttctcaggctccttctccggggtcgagccctaaccctccgttacccgttgcaaccatgtttggccaatacccaaacatcgaaagttgatagggaagaaatttgaatgaaccatcgccggcgcaaggccatgcgattcgaggagttatcatgaatcaccagtgagccccgaagggcattggttttaatctaataaatacatcccttccgaagtcgggatttttagcatgtattagctctagaattaccacggttatccaagtagtaaggtactatcaaataaacgataacttatataatgagccattcgcagtttcgctgtataattgcttatacttagacatgcatggcttaatctttgagacaagcatatgactactggcagaatcaaccaggtaactatcgtgtgccggggttggccaccagcgctagaagcgccggagagatattgagttactggtggcgagacagagctcgcgccttcacagcgcatctggcagggccacatacgccgctagggcaatccgctttcccctctagattccccagggcttccttccaccgcaccGAACCCGCTGTGGGAGGTGTGGCTTAGGGGCCCCAGGGAGAGGACCTAGCACGCTGCTTCTACCATTTCGGTGTCCGCAGCGAGTGGTTACCTCcgatgctcagtttcaggcgtagccagcggccagccatccacagaacccaactgctagcaacgaggccgaagccaagctgctgtaacgcaggcatccccagtacgcggtcagtgaagccgtttcgtgggggtcgacgaaccactatgctgagacgctgcgggaccatgggtcgccaaaccagtgaatcagcacgcagtggaagtctgcaagatcagGTACTGGAGGGTTGCGCCGCAGCTGTGTCCGACCCTTTCAGGCCGGGCTGCTTTGCTCCCCTCTCATATACCCTCCGAGGGTGTTTTGTGGGTCgcacgccagaccgggctcgagggccacttttattttccgcaaaattcatttgtatgggaaatttaaaaatcgactcacggccaccaaaccacaaaaccatttcgcacgcattttttcaaagtttgcatgcagatagatcttgcctttctgatcacaatgatggtcttcacactttctagcgacgcctggggaggctgcaggtgcgttcaaagttcagctatagggtagccaggattcggcctaccctatacctaccctatacccgcaacctcaaaaccccctccctcgacgacgggagcacctacgagcaagcggactgaagcattcgagtccctgcattctgctgtataccatagagttttcaaaggtcgaaaaagaggctcccctccttcacttttccattttccatcacttttctcacacactcactcaacttcacatcgaactcatccgaattctttcaaaaagttaccaactaggtaacttttatttttcattcttttcacttaccctattcctctgctgactaatctagctaatatagcctaccctagagtacctcccagcgtcccattccagcccacgcctatccaggctcctattttcaccaagttaaacctgcctaccctgtatcccccccaagcccagagcccgagccagactggcagattccaatccagctcagcttctcggggaaactctcgaggcaactcttcagaaacttctacagaaagaacaaccacgcctttcccacgcctcttatctagaagcctaccctgcggcgcgccttggaccctggccgggccaaggttgtctctcatgtacccgccgaggctgttttggacggctcctcgccagaccgggctcgtgggccacttttgattttccgcaaaattcatttgtatgggaaatttaaaaatcgactcacgagtgaatatctcctgaaccgtctcccagacagcctctgcgactggccagatgaactcgccggacgctgggcaccccgtggcggctcgagctgccgtcccagctggctcgtagccctcgaaacgaccgggccaaacctgcctaccctgtagccgccctgaacgctggcagctctcaaaacgaccaagtctaagctgcctaccctgtaccctccaacatagcattctggtcgaaggagactttcaaatcgaccaagtcaaactggcctaccctgtagcgcccaacttgagcccattccacgctcgacagacctgcctcgactgactggaagctgcctaccctgcagcgcacccctcagagcacctcgaatcgagctggccaactcagctcaacccgtctcgattctaccaagtccaacctgcctaccctgaaccacctccagcacGACAAACCAGGCAGCCGGAGCTGCCTTGCGTGTCTGTCCCCCCTACCAAGCTCTCCTCGGAGAGTCGAAGTTGGGGAAATCGAGGCGAAGGACGGcttaccctcagcagatcgtaacaacaaggctactctactgcttacaggaccgtttcgcacagctaagtcgtctgcaaaggatttgaccccgcttgtgttgaaattACAATACGCGAATTACCACGACGCGCTTCGAGCGCCGTGGAGGAATCGCCTGCTAAGACGCTAAGCCGAAGcctattcttgtccatctatacatgcgggtggtatcgccgcgttctggcatggattctgacttagaggcgttcagccattatccagcagatggtagCTTCGCGGCACTGCCCGGTCGGACAGCCGCAAAAACCAATTATCTGaatgagcggttcctctcgtactaagctcaattaccattgcggtgaggtcatcagtagggtaaaactaacctgtctcacgacggtctaaacccagctcacgttccctattagtgggtgaacaatccaacgcttaccgaattctgcttcggtatgataggaagagccgacatcgaaggatcaaaagcgacgtcgctatgaacgcttggccgccacaagccagttatccctgtggtaacttttctggcacctctagcctcaaatgtcgagggactaaaggatcgataggccacac encodes the following:
- a CDS encoding uncharacterized protein (TransMembrane:1 (o76-94i)) — translated: MNFAENKSGPRARSGVRPTKHPRRVYERGAKQPGLKGLPLRADSLVWRPMVPQRLSIVVRRPPRNGFTDRVLGMPALQQLGFGLVASSWVLWMAGRWLRLKLSIGGNHSLRTPKW
- a CDS encoding uncharacterized protein (TransMembrane:1 (o147-165i)) produces the protein MLCWRVQGRQLRLGRFESCQRSGRLQGRQVWPGRFEGYEPAGTAARAATGCPASGEFIWPVAEAVWETVQEIFTLALEPGLACDPQKHPRRVYERGAKQPGLKGLPLRADSLVWRPMVPQRLSIVVRRPPRNGFTDRVLGMPALQQLGFGLVASSWVLWMAGRWLRLKLSIGR